The nucleotide sequence GAGGTGGATGCCATTGATCTGGAAAGTGGAGAGGAATCCCCTATAGAGGAAGAAATGCAGTCTGCTGGTGCAACTGCCGATGGTTCTGGTTTTGAGTCTGATGCAGCACTGGAACGTCCTTAGTGCAAGAAGGCAGAAGGCAGAAGGCGGAGGGTAGAAGGCAGAAGGCAGAGGGCAAAACCCTGATAAATTCTGCCTGCTCGCTTCAATGAACTGAGGGGTTATTTACGACAATTACTGGTGCGATGGGCAACTTTTTCAGGAACAAACCCCTCTCGTTTCCAGGCTCGGCCTGAAAATGCCCCTGGTGAGGTTCTGCCTCATGCTAAACCTGGAAGCAGCGTCCTCCTGTCGTTCGTTATGAGGTAGAGCCTTGTAACGAGGGAAAGCCCCAAATTCAAGCTTCCCTGAACGAGAACTCAGGGGTTTCAGCCAATAAGTTGCACATTGCGTTACTAATCTATTTCTATTTCAATGGAACCGAACTATCGACGTTGTTTAAGTTGTCGTAAGGTGGCTCATCGGAGTGAATTTTGGCGGATTGTCAGAGTTTATCCGTCTCAGACCATTGAGTTAGATCAGGGCATGGGGCGATCGGCCTACCTCTGTCCCCAGGCAAGCTGCTTACAGGCTGCACAACGTAAGGACCGGCTAGGGCGGGTACTGAAAGTGCCGGTCCCAGAATCGATTTACAATGCCTTGTGGAGTCGTCTAGCTCAAGGACAAGAAGGTGTAAAATTTGACACAGAAAATCATAAGCAGGCGTTTAAGGGAACTCGCCGCCAGGGGGCTGACCTGACCCCAGCCAATTAACGGAATGTACAATCTGGTAGCCAGAGCACCCGATGTCTGGTTGAAACAATTGAGCAGATTGGAGTGTCCTTCCAGACACTGAAAATCCGGAGATTGTCGCACACCGCGTAATTAGGTAGACTATAGGTCAGATAGATTGTTAGCAGATTCCAGTATTGAGAGGGCAACTATTCATTTTGATTGTTCAAGTATCGACCGCACTGATTCAGCAGGGTTCGATGCCGCCAGGCATGTTCGCTCCTTTCTCATTTTCCCTGGATCTCAAGCCAGGTTACTTTGTTTTGATGGGGGCTGAGTCACTGTGAAAATGAAGGTAGTTTGTCTGGCGACACAGTCTCAATGGAGCTAATAACTGCAACAAATCTCAGTATTGAGAAATTTTGTGCAAAATTAGAAGAGAGAAACTCTTCAGAAAATAGGAGCAGTCATTTACTATTAAGACTGCTCCAGGTGGGGAAATGACCTGAATCTTCACCCTGGGAGAGGCAAGAGTTCGCCCCTCTAGATTATTCGGAGCGGATTTAAGTCGAGTCCAATGTCGTTTAGTCAAGACAGCAGGCAACTATGTGAAAACTGGAATAGGTAGCGAGGGAACGGTGGATGAACAGCGGCAAAGTGAGAATTTACGAACTATCAAGGGAATTGAATTTGGATAACAAGGATTTATTAGCAGTTTGTGAGCAATTAAATATCTCAGTGAAGAGTCACAGCAGTACTATTACAGACTCGGAGGCTGAGCGGATTCGTGCGGCTGCTCAAAAGCAGTCTGCCGGGCGCTCTGCTTCTCCAAAACCTGTTCCACGTCATTCATCCCACACCCAACCATCGGAGCCAAAACCGAAACCAGCCGCTCCAGTTCAAAAGAAGCAACAAATTTTAGAAATTCGTAAGCCCATCACCCGTTCCACCCCCAGCCCTGAAGCTCCGACTCCGCCGAACTATCCTGCCCCATCTGCTCCAACCCAGGTGATTCCCCCGTCGGTGAAACCTGCCGCACCTAGCCGACCAGTCGAACCCACGGCTGATGTTCCCCCAGTAGAGCCTGTTGAACCATCAACTGCCCCAGTTGAATTGATGGAATCTGTTGAAATTGAAGTGCAGGAGCCTGTTGAATCAGTAGAGATTTCTCCTGGGGTAGAGAATTCGGGAACCCCTCAGGAAACAGCACCCCAGCCAGAACTGGCAGGTCCACCTGTGAGGCCCAGTGCGCCTGCTCCCGGCAAAACCAGTCTGCCTAATCGTCCTGTCTTAAAACGCACTCAGCCTGCACAACCAGCTCAAGCGTCTGGACGGGAAACACCATCGGTAACTTCTGAGCGAGCAGAGCGGGCACCCCGACCGACAGCAAAATCTCCTGGAAATCAGCCATCAGGGGCCAGGCCTACAGTGGATCGCCCTACGCCTCGCCCCCAAACGATTGTAGAGTTAAAGCGCCCCCGTCCTGTCCGTCCCAATGCGGATGACGGCGGGGCAACCACGGGTCGAGCTGGTGATTTGGGAACAATTGCTGAACCCGTATTGAAAGCAAACCGTCCCAGTTCAGCAGCAGAAATCCCTGTCGCGGCACCTGGCACAGAAGAAATCCAGTTGCTCAGACCAACGTTGCCTCGTTCAGCGAAGAAGGGTAAGAACTGGCAGGAGGAAGAGGAAGACGGGCGAGACTTCCCGGAGAAAGCCAAATCTCCAACTAAGGGTAAGCGACGGATTCAACCAGAACTTGATGATGAGGATGATGAGGAACTCGAAACCATCCTGGATAAGAATCAAGATTCGCCCATGCAGGTAAGCCTTTCCCTGGTTCGTCCGGCTAAACCAAAATCCCAGCGATCGCCTCAGGCAAAACCAGCAGCGGCAGCACCAAAAGCCAAGAAGCCATCAACAGTTCGCGATCGCCGTGAGCGTCGTGAAGAAGCCAAAGTTGAAAAACCCAGCAAAATAGTCCTGATCGGCAGTCTGACAGTGCAGGAACTGGCTGCCCTGATGGCAGTACCTGAAACCGACATTATTCGTACCCTATTCTTGAAGGGAATTGCGGCTACGGTCACCCAAACTTTAGATGTTCCGACCGCCACGATGGTGGCTGAGGAATTAGGGGTGGAAGTTGAAACCGGGGAGAAAGAAGCCGAAGCCCGCAAGGTCACCGAAATGCTGGATGCAGAAGACCTGGAGAAACTTCAGCGGCGTCCGCCAGTGGTGACCATCATGGGGCACGTTGACCACGGTAAGACAACTCTGCTGGACTCGATCCGCAAAACTAAAGTGGCTCAGGGTGAGGCAGGCGGCATCACTCAGCATATTGGTGCCTACCATGTGGATGTTGAGCATGATGGGCAGGTGCAACAGGTCGTCTTTTTAGACACACCCGGGCACGAAGCATTTACAGCGATGCGGGCACGGGGTGCACGGGTCACAGACATCGCGGTTCTGGTGGTGGCGGCTGACGATGGTGCCAGACCTCAAACCATTGAAGCCATCAGTCATGCTAAAGCAGCGCAAGTTCCCATTGTTGTTGCGATCAACAAGATCGATAAAGAAGAGGCACAGCCTGATCGGGTTAAACAGGAGTTAACTGAGTATGGTCTGGTGCCTGAAGAGTGGGGAGGGGACACCATCATGGTGCCCGTCAGTGCTCTGACCGGGGAAAATCTGGATACCTTGCTAGAAATGTTGCTGCTGGTGTCTGAGGTTGAAGACCTGTATGCCAATCCAGATCGTCCTGCAAGAGGAACAGTCATTGAAGCGCATCTGGATAAGGCGAAGGGTCCGGTGGCGACCCTGCTGATTCAAAATGGCACCCTGAAAGTCGGCGACATTTTAGTGGCTGGATCTTCCCTCGGTAAGGTACGGGCCATGGTGGATGACCGGGGTGTTCGGGTCAAAGAAGGAAGTCCTTCTTTTGCCGTTGAGGTCTTAGGGTTGAGTGACGTTCCCGCAGCAGGGGATGAATTCGAAGTTTTCCAGGACGAAAAGGAAGCCCGTGCTGTGGCAACGGCCAAATTAGAGGAACAACGTCAGTCTCGCTTGATGCGGGCAATGGCATCCCGCCCGGTCAGTCTGACCACCCTCTCTGCCCGCGCTCAGGAAGGCGAATTGAAAGAACTCAATCTGGTCCTGAAAGCCGATGTCCAGGGTTCTGTTGAGGCAATTTTGGGTGCGCTTAAGCAACTGCCCCAGAAAGAAGTTCAGGTGCGGGTGTTACACGCGGCACCAGGCGAGATCAGCGAGACAGATGTTGACCTGGCGGCGGCCAGTAGTGCAGTCATCATTGGCTTTAATACGACACTGGCAACGGGTGCCCGTCAGGCGGCCGATCGCGCCGGGGTAGATGTGCGCGAGTACAACATTATCTACACCTTGCTAGACGATATTCAGGCGGCAATGGAAGGTCTGCTGGAGCCTGAACTGGTTGAAGAAGCGTTGGGTCAGGCAGAAGTTCGGGCTGTCTTCCCGGTTGGGCGCGGTACGGTTGCGGGTTGTTATGTTCAATCTGGCAAGGTTGTCCGTAACTCCAAGGTGCGGGTTCACCGGGGTGGCTCTGTTATCTACAGTGGCAATCTGGATTCCCTGAAGCGGATGAAGGAAGATGCACGGGAAGTCAATACTGGCTACGAATGTGGCATTGGGATTGACAACTTCAATGACTGGGCAGAAGGTGACATCATCGAATCCTACCGGATGATCAGTAAGCGGCGAACCTTATCGAAATAGCCGGGTTAAACCCGGCTCCGGGGCATGGGTAGCGGTGCTTGATGCTGCAGATTTGTTGCCGGGTGCTTCCTGTTTCGTCATAACAGACGGCAAAAACCTGAAGGGCGCTCCCCATAAGCGGAGCGCCCTTTGTTCAATTACAGAACAATTACTTACAGAAATGTTCAGGTAAAAAATATTCAATCGCTAGTGGCCTGTCAGCTTTGAATTTGTGAGCCTGGGAACGGGAGAGGGTTATGATTTCGTGGGCTGAAAACCCACAAAATAATTCTTGACAGACCACTGGAGCATCGGTTCAGATTTCCAGGAAATCGGATTTCTGGTGAGAAATCCAGTAAAACCCGGGTATCCGGTAGAAGAAATCCGATTTCTGTACCGGCATACAGCAGAAATATGGATTAGCTCAATCCTACGCTTGTGCGATCGTAGTTCGCCGCATGGGTCGGGTGAGGCTTACCCTGGATGTGATTCCAAAAATGAGCCGTTTCAGCAGGCATTCCGATCTCAGAGGCTGCACGACTTAACATGCACTGCTCACGGTTTTTGATCAGGTGGTGATGACGAATCATCAGTGCTCGAATTTGTTCATCTGTAGACATGGTGGGTTCTCCCTGTGTTGATTGTTCGCCTTCTTGGAATAATATAACAGGAAAATTCTGTATTCAATATTACAAAACAGTCTATTTTTACAAAACTTAATATATTTTTTAGAAATCTCCCATCTATAGCGTTTCTCAATTAAGTGAGGTGCAGGAGTGTCCCGCACCTTTGAAAAGGGTATGGGACAGATCGTCCAACCTCTGCTTGCCCATTGATCCCCAGGGGCGGTAAGCTCAAGAGACTGTCAGTTAGCTGAGAATGCGTTAGCTAAGAAAATGTCATCGACAACCGAAAACTGGGTTGAAGCAAAGTCGCTACGCTGGTTCTACCGGGAAGCCGCCCCGATCGGCATTACAGATCGTTTACCTGTCCTGCTATTGCATGGCATTCCTTCACAGAGCTATGGTTGGCGGGAAGTTTTGCCTGCGCTGGCAAAACATGGATTTCGGGCGATCGCCCCTGACTGGATTGGTTCTGGCTTCTCTGCTAAACCAGATCGGCGGGACTTTCCCTATACTCCGGAATCATTGATTGAAGCCCTGGAAGCCTTTCTCGAGACTCTGGAGATTCAGCAATTTTCGATGGTTGTTCAGGGCTTTCTTGGCTCGGTTGGATTGCAGTATGCATTGCGTCATCCTGAGCAAATTGAACGGATTGCCATTCTAAATGCTCCAATCACAACCCGCTCAAAGTTACCCTGGAAGATCAAACAGCTTGGCTTGCCTCTGGTTGGTGACATGATGACTCAAGATCCGCTCCTGGTGGATCGAACCCTGGAAGGCGGCGGTGGTTACCGGGTAGACGATCAGGATCTGGATGTATACCGGCGACCTTTTCTAAAAAGCTCCGATGCCGGACGGGCGCTATTAGCAACGATTCGAAGCCTGAATCTGGAGCAAAGCACCGCAGAAATTGAATCCGGCTTACGGCAATGGCGTCGCCCTGTCCTGATTGCCTGGGGCGATCGCGACCCCTGGCTTCCCCTCAACATCGCCCAGGAGTTTGCCCAATCCTTACCTGAAGCAGAGTTCATCAAACTTGAAGAAGTGGGACATTACCCCCAGGAAGACTGGCACGAAAAGGTGAGCGATGCCCTGCTGAGCTTTCTGCGCCGCCAATTGAGATGAGTACAGAAGAGGGAGTAATCCTCCTGACTCCTGACTCCTGACTCCTCACTTCTCACTCCTGACTCCTCACTCCTGACTCCTCACTTCTCACTCCTCACTTCTCACTCCTCACCCCTCCTCACTTCTCACTCCTCACCCCTCAT is from Leptothermofonsia sichuanensis E412 and encodes:
- a CDS encoding YlxR family protein, translated to MEPNYRRCLSCRKVAHRSEFWRIVRVYPSQTIELDQGMGRSAYLCPQASCLQAAQRKDRLGRVLKVPVPESIYNALWSRLAQGQEGVKFDTENHKQAFKGTRRQGADLTPAN
- the infB gene encoding translation initiation factor IF-2, coding for MNSGKVRIYELSRELNLDNKDLLAVCEQLNISVKSHSSTITDSEAERIRAAAQKQSAGRSASPKPVPRHSSHTQPSEPKPKPAAPVQKKQQILEIRKPITRSTPSPEAPTPPNYPAPSAPTQVIPPSVKPAAPSRPVEPTADVPPVEPVEPSTAPVELMESVEIEVQEPVESVEISPGVENSGTPQETAPQPELAGPPVRPSAPAPGKTSLPNRPVLKRTQPAQPAQASGRETPSVTSERAERAPRPTAKSPGNQPSGARPTVDRPTPRPQTIVELKRPRPVRPNADDGGATTGRAGDLGTIAEPVLKANRPSSAAEIPVAAPGTEEIQLLRPTLPRSAKKGKNWQEEEEDGRDFPEKAKSPTKGKRRIQPELDDEDDEELETILDKNQDSPMQVSLSLVRPAKPKSQRSPQAKPAAAAPKAKKPSTVRDRRERREEAKVEKPSKIVLIGSLTVQELAALMAVPETDIIRTLFLKGIAATVTQTLDVPTATMVAEELGVEVETGEKEAEARKVTEMLDAEDLEKLQRRPPVVTIMGHVDHGKTTLLDSIRKTKVAQGEAGGITQHIGAYHVDVEHDGQVQQVVFLDTPGHEAFTAMRARGARVTDIAVLVVAADDGARPQTIEAISHAKAAQVPIVVAINKIDKEEAQPDRVKQELTEYGLVPEEWGGDTIMVPVSALTGENLDTLLEMLLLVSEVEDLYANPDRPARGTVIEAHLDKAKGPVATLLIQNGTLKVGDILVAGSSLGKVRAMVDDRGVRVKEGSPSFAVEVLGLSDVPAAGDEFEVFQDEKEARAVATAKLEEQRQSRLMRAMASRPVSLTTLSARAQEGELKELNLVLKADVQGSVEAILGALKQLPQKEVQVRVLHAAPGEISETDVDLAAASSAVIIGFNTTLATGARQAADRAGVDVREYNIIYTLLDDIQAAMEGLLEPELVEEALGQAEVRAVFPVGRGTVAGCYVQSGKVVRNSKVRVHRGGSVIYSGNLDSLKRMKEDAREVNTGYECGIGIDNFNDWAEGDIIESYRMISKRRTLSK
- a CDS encoding alpha/beta fold hydrolase, which translates into the protein MSSTTENWVEAKSLRWFYREAAPIGITDRLPVLLLHGIPSQSYGWREVLPALAKHGFRAIAPDWIGSGFSAKPDRRDFPYTPESLIEALEAFLETLEIQQFSMVVQGFLGSVGLQYALRHPEQIERIAILNAPITTRSKLPWKIKQLGLPLVGDMMTQDPLLVDRTLEGGGGYRVDDQDLDVYRRPFLKSSDAGRALLATIRSLNLEQSTAEIESGLRQWRRPVLIAWGDRDPWLPLNIAQEFAQSLPEAEFIKLEEVGHYPQEDWHEKVSDALLSFLRRQLR